AAGCCCAGCACATGGCCCTCCTCGTCTACCCGTTCCATCACCGCATCGTTCGCCGTGGCCCGCATGAATCCGGGCGCATCCCGGAACTGCACTTCGAGGTAATCCGCCTCTGGATCGAACCAGACTTTTACTTTGTCGGCCATATGGTCGCTCCCGCCTTGAGTTGATCGGTCAAATAGGCCGTGACGACAAAAGCATCTTCAGCGCTGTACTTTACCACGACGCACAACCATTTCCCATCGACCATCGTTCGCGCATAGAACGCATAAAACAACCGCACTCCCTGATCGGACCGCGAAAGCCGCACTTCCGTCGGAGCCTGTAGCACTCGCTCAATCTCCTGGGCCATTCCCGCCATTTTCCTGATGCTGCAGCACATGGGCGATCCATTCCTCTGGC
This region of Nitrospira sp. genomic DNA includes:
- a CDS encoding DUF2283 domain-containing protein, whose product is MADKVKVWFDPEADYLEVQFRDAPGFMRATANDAVMERVDEEGHVLGFSVLGVSRFNKDRPLEAELMTGT